A section of the Virgibacillus sp. NKC19-3 genome encodes:
- a CDS encoding cupin domain-containing protein: MYWVYPPPYYYPYAPYHFIMHPADQGNRLQLEPFQQNENNDAYRISDYGPQPFVLNIHEAAKINTTYRTAIWTGKYLQVTLMCINIGDDIGIEIHPDTDQFLRIEQGQGIVRMGESKDNLNFERNVSDDSAIMVPAGTWHNVINTGNTPLKLYSIYAPPHHPHGTAEATKADAMKEE; encoded by the coding sequence ATGTACTGGGTTTATCCTCCACCATACTATTACCCCTATGCGCCGTATCACTTTATAATGCATCCAGCTGACCAAGGAAATAGGCTCCAATTAGAGCCTTTTCAACAAAATGAAAACAACGATGCCTATAGAATAAGCGATTACGGTCCACAACCATTTGTTTTAAATATTCATGAGGCAGCAAAAATAAATACTACGTATCGTACTGCTATATGGACAGGAAAATATCTACAAGTTACATTGATGTGTATTAATATTGGGGATGATATTGGTATAGAAATACATCCGGATACGGACCAATTCTTACGAATAGAGCAAGGACAGGGAATTGTAAGAATGGGAGAAAGTAAGGATAACCTGAATTTTGAAAGAAATGTATCCGACGATTCGGCCATTATGGTTCCTGCAGGTACATGGCATAATGTTATTAATACAGGGAACACTCCATTAAAACTCTATTCTATATATGCACCACCGCATCATCCGCACGGTACAGCGGAAGCAACAAAAGCGGATGCGATGAAAGAAGAATAG
- a CDS encoding TetR/AcrR family transcriptional regulator gives MEKSNDLRVIKTKQFLKEALLVLLKKMDFEEITIMKLTTQAQINRSTFYAHFYDKYDLLEKTINEELLSFVEEVAPKSEEELTLAHIPNPFYVRATKYIYQHGEFFQVMMGENGISSFQQRLLKIIEKYMLDYLEKLHPRPDKMEIPKELFVYYVAHGYVGAISYWLENDMPYSPEYMAEKLSLMTIKGSFHAAGLK, from the coding sequence ATGGAAAAATCCAACGACTTACGGGTAATTAAGACGAAGCAGTTTTTAAAAGAGGCGTTATTAGTACTTCTTAAAAAAATGGATTTTGAGGAAATTACAATTATGAAATTAACAACGCAAGCACAAATCAATCGCTCAACGTTCTACGCACATTTTTATGATAAATATGATTTATTGGAGAAGACCATAAACGAGGAATTATTATCTTTCGTAGAAGAAGTTGCTCCAAAGAGTGAAGAGGAATTAACCTTAGCGCATATACCGAATCCCTTTTATGTAAGAGCAACTAAATATATTTATCAACATGGGGAATTTTTTCAGGTAATGATGGGAGAGAATGGTATTTCGTCCTTCCAACAGCGATTGTTGAAAATTATAGAGAAGTATATGTTGGATTACTTAGAGAAACTTCATCCTCGTCCTGATAAAATGGAAATCCCTAAGGAGCTGTTCGTTTATTATGTGGCACATGGGTATGTAGGTGCTATTTCTTATTGGTTGGAGAATGACATGCCGTATTCACCGGAATACATGGCAGAGAAACTCTCACTGATGACGATAAAAGGTTCTTTTCATGCTGCCGGGTTAAAGTGA
- a CDS encoding efflux RND transporter permease subunit produces MKNLSNFSIKRPKFTIVVMLVLLILGAVSLTRLPIQMMPEIEPPVAVVATSYPGAGPEEVLDNVTEPLEEDLSTVTGLQNISSQSQEASSLVFLEFDYDMTIDEVENEITRTISSADLPDQAEDPSFIEFDISMMPSIQMAATSTNGDTVEFENQINDLANELESIQGVASININGLMDREVAVELDTDALGDYNLSQSDIAGMIEANNISMPINTIEDTEQGYNISTRTTNELEGLDELRDLVLLDIPDEEVTLDDVADVSISEDNGGVITRFNEEDAVQLEMMLADGANASSVNAAFNEELDTLLEDDEYEQLSVSTLYDEGEYIDMAIDSIYVSLISGAVLAMFVLFAFLRNLKAPLIIGLSIPFSVITTFALLFFTNISINMMTLGGLALGIGMLLDNSIVVIENIYRHLSMGKAPKQAAREGTREVFTAILASTLTTASVFLPVVFVTGLVGQLFTPLAITVVFSLLASLFVAVTVVPMLASRILTEPKNMDETKRKQKGYMKRLRSATAWTLRHRASVLVTAVVLFAAGAVGLTVQGMEFMPEQDEGFLTVEVEKEQGTLLEDTLATVEDIEAELDNHNEVDAYLSTTGSSGMMSFADESNTATVSVQLTDASDRNITTSEFINEVEDDIQETDASAEIDVVPMSQASAGEPNTIVLNLSDDDEERLDEAETDVIDALEEEVDINSVTSSNEGTVEELQVVVDRAEARDNGLQPAQVGEALYEATNGVEASTIEETGGFTTINVKYPADVLESEAAFENISIPNDEGDYVDLGDIASLEEGESPTLINRDEMADTRELTISYSDSLSLNEASQLIEEDVDDLDLHEDTEHAMGGDMEMLNDAIPQLILAIALGIVFIYLVMVAQFESFKAPFAVIMTIPLAFIGIALSLLITNNPLSVIAMVGIILLIGIVVNNAILIVDYIQQQKEKGMSAYEAIEVSVQDRFRPILITAVTTILGMFPLTLEIGEGMEGIAPMGIVVIGGLTASTFLTLFVIPIIYSFIDPETRKMNKKYMTPDGEIITQRQVDEKKKQEEDALDNNDQDGAYNYLEEKQPDEDSDDKS; encoded by the coding sequence GTGAAGAATTTATCGAACTTTTCGATCAAGCGACCAAAATTCACGATCGTTGTGATGCTTGTCCTTTTAATTCTTGGAGCAGTCTCATTGACCAGACTGCCAATTCAAATGATGCCGGAGATTGAACCACCTGTTGCAGTTGTTGCAACAAGTTATCCTGGAGCGGGACCGGAAGAAGTGTTGGATAATGTGACGGAACCTCTTGAAGAGGACCTTTCTACCGTTACCGGGTTACAGAATATTTCTTCCCAATCACAGGAAGCTTCATCTTTGGTCTTTTTAGAATTTGATTATGATATGACCATCGATGAAGTGGAAAACGAGATAACCCGTACCATTTCTTCTGCCGATTTACCGGATCAGGCAGAGGATCCGAGCTTTATCGAATTTGATATTTCCATGATGCCAAGTATACAAATGGCAGCTACATCGACAAATGGGGATACGGTGGAATTTGAAAATCAAATTAATGATTTAGCAAATGAACTGGAATCCATTCAAGGTGTCGCATCCATTAATATTAATGGCTTGATGGATCGGGAAGTGGCGGTGGAATTAGATACAGATGCACTGGGAGACTATAATCTGTCACAATCGGATATTGCCGGAATGATAGAGGCAAATAATATCTCTATGCCGATCAATACGATTGAGGATACAGAGCAAGGGTATAATATTTCCACACGTACAACGAATGAATTGGAAGGGTTAGATGAACTACGTGATCTCGTATTGCTCGATATACCTGACGAAGAAGTGACATTGGATGACGTGGCCGATGTATCTATCTCGGAAGATAACGGTGGTGTGATTACCCGCTTCAACGAGGAAGATGCTGTTCAACTTGAAATGATGTTAGCAGATGGTGCGAATGCGTCCTCTGTAAATGCTGCATTTAATGAAGAACTGGATACTTTATTGGAAGACGATGAATATGAACAGCTATCCGTCAGCACCCTTTATGATGAAGGGGAGTATATCGATATGGCGATTGATAGTATCTATGTTTCCCTTATCAGCGGTGCGGTATTGGCGATGTTTGTGCTGTTTGCGTTTTTAAGAAATTTGAAAGCGCCGTTGATTATCGGGCTGTCCATTCCATTTTCCGTTATTACCACCTTTGCTTTGTTGTTCTTCACAAACATCAGTATCAATATGATGACATTAGGTGGTTTAGCACTTGGAATCGGGATGCTGCTGGATAATTCGATCGTTGTTATTGAAAACATTTATCGACATCTGTCCATGGGTAAAGCCCCTAAGCAAGCAGCAAGAGAAGGAACGAGGGAAGTATTTACAGCAATACTCGCATCAACCTTAACGACAGCTTCTGTTTTCTTACCGGTTGTATTTGTTACCGGCTTAGTGGGACAGTTATTTACGCCATTGGCCATAACAGTTGTATTCAGTCTGCTGGCATCCTTGTTTGTAGCAGTAACCGTTGTGCCAATGTTGGCAAGCCGTATTTTGACAGAGCCGAAAAATATGGATGAAACGAAGCGGAAGCAAAAAGGGTATATGAAGCGTTTGAGAAGCGCCACCGCATGGACGCTAAGACATAGAGCATCTGTATTAGTTACTGCAGTTGTCTTATTTGCTGCTGGAGCTGTTGGCTTGACAGTGCAGGGAATGGAGTTCATGCCGGAACAGGATGAAGGCTTTCTAACAGTAGAAGTTGAGAAGGAACAGGGAACCTTGCTGGAAGATACGTTAGCAACCGTGGAAGATATTGAAGCGGAATTGGATAATCATAATGAAGTCGATGCTTATCTAAGCACAACCGGTTCTTCTGGTATGATGTCTTTTGCGGATGAAAGCAATACGGCAACGGTGAGCGTACAATTAACAGATGCAAGTGACCGGAATATCACAACTTCTGAGTTTATCAATGAAGTAGAAGATGATATTCAAGAAACCGATGCTTCTGCAGAGATTGACGTTGTTCCGATGTCACAGGCCAGTGCCGGAGAGCCAAATACGATTGTACTGAATCTTTCAGACGATGATGAAGAACGACTGGACGAAGCAGAAACCGATGTTATCGATGCATTGGAAGAGGAAGTGGACATTAATAGTGTAACATCCAGCAATGAAGGAACGGTGGAAGAATTACAGGTAGTCGTTGATCGTGCAGAGGCGCGGGATAATGGACTGCAGCCAGCACAGGTTGGAGAAGCTTTATATGAAGCAACAAATGGTGTCGAAGCTTCTACGATAGAGGAAACTGGCGGCTTTACTACCATTAATGTGAAATATCCTGCTGATGTCTTGGAAAGCGAAGCAGCGTTTGAAAATATTTCTATTCCAAATGATGAAGGCGACTATGTGGATTTAGGGGATATTGCTTCCCTGGAAGAAGGGGAATCACCTACGCTTATTAATAGAGATGAGATGGCAGATACAAGAGAATTAACCATTTCCTATAGCGACAGCCTTTCTCTGAATGAAGCGAGTCAGCTAATTGAAGAAGATGTGGATGATCTTGATCTGCATGAAGATACGGAGCACGCTATGGGCGGAGATATGGAAATGCTCAATGATGCCATCCCGCAATTAATATTGGCGATTGCGCTTGGAATTGTGTTTATCTACCTTGTCATGGTTGCTCAATTTGAATCATTTAAAGCACCATTTGCAGTTATTATGACGATTCCATTAGCATTTATTGGTATTGCCTTGTCCTTGTTGATTACCAATAACCCACTGAGTGTGATAGCGATGGTAGGTATCATTCTGCTTATCGGAATTGTTGTCAACAATGCAATCTTGATCGTGGACTATATCCAGCAGCAGAAGGAAAAGGGAATGTCTGCGTATGAGGCGATTGAGGTCAGTGTTCAAGACAGATTCAGACCGATACTCATTACAGCTGTTACCACCATTTTAGGGATGTTTCCTTTAACCCTGGAAATTGGAGAAGGGATGGAAGGAATTGCACCGATGGGTATTGTTGTCATTGGCGGACTGACAGCAAGTACGTTCCTAACATTGTTTGTCATTCCAATTATCTACAGCTTTATTGATCCGGAAACAAGAAAAATGAATAAAAAATATATGACGCCGGATGGAGAAATTATTACACAGCGTCAAGTTGATGAGAAAAAGAAACAGGAAGAAGATGCATTAGATAATAATGATCAAGATGGCGCATATAACTATCTTGAAGAAAAACAACCAGATGAAGATTCGGATGATAAATCTTAA
- a CDS encoding DUF72 domain-containing protein, whose protein sequence is MIYIGVTGWGDHYSLYSPQMKAGDKLKEYGSHFPVVEVDASFYAVQPLRNATKWVRETPENFRFVVKAYQGMTGHQRGDIPFETKEEMFTAFKESLKAYQDAGKLAMVLFQFPPWFDCRKANVNYLRYCKKMMGDTPVALEFRNQTWFSSAFRERTLSFMKEEGWIHAVCDEPQAGDGSVPIVPEATDSNMTLVRMHGRNVHGWTKPNSGDTNWREVRYLYQYNREELLEWKERIWKLAKSSKDVIVLFNNNSGGDAAGNAKDFQELLGIEYEGLAPRQLGLF, encoded by the coding sequence ATGATTTACATTGGTGTAACAGGATGGGGAGACCATTACTCCCTATATTCTCCGCAAATGAAGGCGGGGGATAAGCTAAAAGAATACGGCAGTCATTTTCCGGTGGTGGAAGTGGATGCGTCATTTTATGCCGTGCAGCCGCTTCGCAATGCGACTAAATGGGTCAGGGAAACCCCGGAGAATTTCCGTTTTGTCGTCAAAGCCTACCAGGGAATGACCGGCCATCAGCGTGGGGATATTCCTTTTGAGACGAAAGAGGAGATGTTTACGGCTTTTAAGGAATCGCTAAAGGCCTATCAGGATGCCGGAAAACTAGCGATGGTGCTGTTTCAGTTCCCGCCCTGGTTTGATTGCAGGAAAGCGAATGTGAATTATTTAAGGTACTGCAAGAAAATGATGGGCGACACCCCGGTAGCGTTGGAATTCAGAAATCAGACCTGGTTCAGCAGTGCGTTTCGCGAGCGCACGCTTTCTTTCATGAAGGAGGAAGGCTGGATTCATGCTGTTTGTGATGAACCGCAAGCGGGGGATGGCTCGGTTCCGATTGTGCCGGAAGCTACAGATTCGAATATGACGTTGGTTCGCATGCATGGCCGGAATGTACATGGGTGGACGAAGCCGAATAGCGGCGATACGAATTGGCGGGAAGTCCGTTATTTGTATCAGTATAATAGGGAAGAACTACTGGAGTGGAAAGAGCGGATTTGGAAGCTGGCGAAATCATCCAAAGATGTTATTGTGCTGTTCAACAATAATTCCGGCGGAGATGCGGCCGGGAATGCCAAGGATTTTCAAGAGCTGCTCGGGATCGAATATGAAGGGCTTGCGCCGAGGCAGCTGGGTTTGTTTTGA
- a CDS encoding DUF421 domain-containing protein: MPELVVILLRSIIAFLLLFLMARIMGKKQISQLTFFDYCVGITIGSIAATMSVDQNVKALNGIMSLFIWGLFPILLAYLGMKSNAFSKLADGKPTTLIKNGEVLEGNMKKNLLNLNELMLLLREQNVFKVSDVEMAVLETNGGLSVMLKTDKQPVHAKMLGIPVEQEHGPNILIMDGTIMEKSIEKLGYTAEWLLGEVQKQGANEIQDVFMAQIDSRGELYVDLYEEKNKLLTVEERALLGSSLKKIQADLESFALETENQQAKKMYAEQANHLEKLLASILPYLK, translated from the coding sequence ATGCCTGAACTGGTTGTAATATTATTACGTTCGATCATAGCTTTCTTATTGTTGTTTTTAATGGCAAGAATCATGGGAAAAAAACAAATCTCACAACTTACTTTTTTTGATTATTGTGTAGGAATAACGATTGGTTCCATTGCTGCAACGATGTCTGTTGATCAGAATGTAAAAGCTTTAAACGGAATCATGTCTTTATTTATTTGGGGATTATTTCCTATATTATTGGCTTATTTGGGTATGAAATCAAATGCTTTTTCTAAACTAGCAGATGGAAAGCCGACTACCTTAATAAAAAATGGGGAAGTATTGGAAGGGAATATGAAGAAAAACCTTCTGAATTTAAATGAATTAATGTTGCTACTAAGAGAACAGAACGTTTTCAAAGTATCTGACGTAGAAATGGCTGTTCTTGAAACAAATGGCGGTTTAAGTGTCATGCTAAAAACAGACAAACAGCCTGTTCATGCAAAAATGTTAGGCATTCCAGTTGAACAAGAACATGGCCCAAACATTTTGATTATGGATGGTACCATCATGGAAAAAAGCATTGAAAAGCTAGGATATACAGCTGAATGGTTATTGGGTGAAGTGCAAAAACAAGGTGCTAATGAAATTCAAGATGTCTTTATGGCACAAATTGATTCCCGTGGAGAATTATATGTCGATTTATACGAAGAAAAGAATAAATTATTAACGGTTGAGGAAAGGGCTTTACTCGGATCCAGTTTAAAAAAGATACAAGCGGACTTAGAATCCTTCGCGTTAGAAACGGAAAACCAGCAAGCAAAGAAAATGTATGCAGAGCAGGCAAATCATTTAGAAAAACTTTTGGCTTCAATCTTACCATATTTAAAATAA
- a CDS encoding ABC transporter permease, giving the protein MEGIIAIWQRDVIKFFRDRPRMVGSFSMPILFLVVFGVGMGGSMESLVRAGTDAENFNYTEFIFPGIVSMTLLMTSIFSSLSIIQDRDFGYMREILVSPVSRVNIAIGKMLGSASVAFMQGVMMFILLPVLGIEVDLLSFLQLLPVMFMIACAFASLGLLVASLLNSMQGFQLVVNILVMPMIFLSGALFPLNNMPGWVSFLVTLNPVTYGVDLMKHIMIDVENLSTAVQQEMGLNLTFFGQPVTMAGEVFFLLGFTALLILLATLSFRRANR; this is encoded by the coding sequence ATGGAAGGAATTATAGCCATATGGCAGCGGGATGTTATTAAGTTTTTCAGAGATCGACCGCGGATGGTCGGCTCTTTTTCCATGCCGATTCTTTTTTTAGTGGTATTTGGCGTTGGGATGGGCGGTTCCATGGAATCACTAGTCCGTGCAGGAACGGATGCGGAGAATTTTAATTATACGGAATTTATCTTTCCGGGGATTGTGTCCATGACGCTTTTAATGACGTCCATTTTTTCATCGCTATCTATCATTCAGGATCGTGATTTCGGATACATGCGAGAAATACTCGTATCGCCAGTATCCCGGGTGAATATCGCAATTGGAAAAATGTTGGGATCCGCTTCTGTTGCATTTATGCAGGGGGTTATGATGTTTATATTGTTACCTGTACTCGGTATAGAGGTTGACCTGCTATCGTTTCTTCAGTTGCTTCCGGTCATGTTCATGATTGCCTGTGCGTTTGCGTCTCTCGGGCTTTTGGTTGCGAGTCTACTTAATTCTATGCAGGGATTTCAACTTGTGGTAAATATCTTGGTAATGCCGATGATTTTTTTATCCGGCGCATTGTTCCCGCTGAACAACATGCCCGGATGGGTTAGCTTCCTCGTCACACTGAACCCGGTTACTTACGGGGTGGACTTGATGAAACATATTATGATTGATGTGGAGAATTTAAGTACTGCAGTCCAACAGGAGATGGGCCTAAACCTTACCTTCTTCGGCCAGCCTGTCACCATGGCAGGTGAAGTCTTCTTTTTGCTGGGATTCACCGCCTTGCTGATCTTGCTGGCTACGCTTAGTTTCAGGCGCGCGAATCGTTAG
- a CDS encoding ABC transporter permease, protein MKWKTGYYAIAAVNRRNRKILFRQKQFLVAPFLMPVVVMILTALIMGAGGDDWPVGLVNESDSVESQDFVETLENAHSNITPYFSIREMGYEQASDAVKAGRLQMLIRIPDDFPQSQTVYTETFNINSDMMKNVRLRLEHTVLDQLEEHNELQATSELITEKENDVWRESFIAGSTVLLALMFTATITAANLFAFDIENRTQKEMSLTPLNNLLGGVGIILTSVFMAFISGMFTMLVGMFAFRLEPENLWTMFIGMIPVLIICAILGIIIAHFLKRYRVFQPIVIVTFMATFFGAGGYSSVAGLPPIARAFSDIWAFSYIFEWFNPILHNFSSGLEITQYIALIIAAFIFMAILPIIYKRELLTKNSGGQ, encoded by the coding sequence ATGAAATGGAAAACAGGCTATTATGCTATTGCTGCTGTTAATAGAAGAAATAGGAAAATATTATTTCGACAAAAACAATTTCTTGTAGCGCCTTTTCTCATGCCTGTTGTTGTCATGATATTAACAGCTCTTATCATGGGTGCAGGTGGAGATGACTGGCCTGTTGGTCTGGTAAATGAATCAGACAGTGTGGAGTCACAAGACTTTGTGGAAACGTTAGAGAATGCACATTCCAACATTACTCCTTATTTTTCTATCCGAGAAATGGGGTATGAGCAAGCCAGTGATGCTGTTAAAGCAGGCAGACTTCAAATGCTTATTCGGATTCCGGATGACTTTCCGCAATCACAAACGGTTTATACCGAAACATTTAATATTAATTCAGACATGATGAAAAATGTGCGATTGCGCCTGGAACATACTGTATTAGACCAGCTCGAAGAACATAATGAGCTTCAAGCTACATCGGAACTAATTACGGAAAAGGAAAACGATGTGTGGAGAGAATCTTTTATTGCAGGTAGCACTGTCTTGCTTGCGCTGATGTTTACAGCTACGATCACAGCAGCGAATTTATTTGCCTTTGATATCGAAAATCGAACTCAGAAAGAAATGTCTCTTACGCCTTTAAATAATCTTTTGGGTGGCGTAGGCATTATTCTTACATCCGTTTTCATGGCATTTATCTCAGGAATGTTCACCATGCTTGTTGGTATGTTTGCCTTTCGATTAGAGCCGGAGAATCTATGGACCATGTTTATCGGGATGATACCTGTCCTCATTATTTGTGCCATCTTGGGGATTATTATCGCTCATTTCTTAAAAAGATATCGCGTATTTCAGCCTATCGTTATTGTTACTTTCATGGCTACCTTTTTCGGAGCTGGTGGGTATTCAAGCGTAGCTGGATTACCGCCAATTGCCAGAGCATTTTCAGATATATGGGCTTTCTCCTATATTTTTGAATGGTTTAATCCTATTCTACACAACTTTAGTAGTGGGTTAGAGATTACGCAATATATAGCGTTGATTATAGCAGCCTTCATTTTCATGGCTATACTCCCCATTATTTATAAAAGAGAATTATTAACAAAAAATAGTGGAGGACAATAA
- a CDS encoding TetR/AcrR family transcriptional regulator has protein sequence MGVKEQTKFNLKEAFWSIYKEKPINKISIKEITNHAGYNRGTFYNYYNDVYDILHEIKQEFVPSEELISTILQRFQKNDLNHFSEKEKEQARYEMEQSYGEDMNERIMVLLGPKGDPDFIYEYKKEARDRVMKQVKNLDEKAQVKLEYIVEFLISGSIHTWMLWRDNHMNISENELNGLFNELAKNGFEKVLVDILNRTK, from the coding sequence TTGGGCGTTAAAGAGCAAACGAAATTTAATTTGAAAGAAGCATTTTGGTCCATTTATAAAGAAAAACCGATCAATAAAATTTCGATCAAAGAAATTACAAATCATGCAGGATACAATAGAGGTACATTCTACAATTACTACAATGATGTGTACGACATACTCCATGAAATTAAACAGGAATTCGTGCCATCAGAAGAATTAATCTCAACCATTCTGCAAAGATTCCAGAAAAATGATCTGAATCATTTTTCCGAAAAGGAGAAGGAGCAGGCTCGTTACGAAATGGAGCAGTCCTATGGAGAAGATATGAATGAAAGAATCATGGTACTACTCGGCCCGAAAGGAGATCCGGACTTTATATACGAATATAAAAAAGAGGCCAGGGATAGAGTTATGAAGCAAGTAAAAAATCTGGATGAAAAAGCGCAGGTTAAACTGGAGTATATCGTGGAATTTCTGATTTCCGGCTCTATCCATACTTGGATGCTGTGGAGAGATAATCACATGAATATATCCGAAAATGAATTGAATGGGCTATTTAACGAACTAGCGAAAAATGGATTTGAAAAAGTACTCGTTGATATACTTAACCGTACGAAGTAA
- a CDS encoding ABC transporter ATP-binding protein, with translation MKTISIHDLNKSYTKRSGEKFFALKHLNIEVEAGTVFTLLGPNGSGKTTTINMINGLNRPTDGNIKVMQLDPVKDMKKVRSLLSVVPQETALYNDLTAKENLLFHAQYYGLPKKDWHVSMQHALNLVGLEKRQNDRVGTYSGGMQRRLALARSLMTSPKLLLLDEPTLGVDVQSRNAIWNQIRELANEGKTVFLTTNSMEEAEALADHIMIIDHGKEIISGTPKSLKNEMDRNALLLGFQDQETAKEAVKVLQGTYKLTQHKTEIEVQVEDRKNIFALMNQIQFLNDKMIRFEMNEPTLNDVFLHFTGRELRN, from the coding sequence ATGAAAACAATTTCCATTCACGATTTAAATAAATCTTATACCAAACGTTCAGGAGAAAAGTTTTTTGCATTAAAACATTTAAATATTGAAGTCGAGGCTGGAACGGTCTTTACATTATTAGGGCCAAATGGATCTGGGAAGACAACGACAATCAACATGATTAATGGGTTAAACAGACCGACAGATGGAAACATAAAAGTGATGCAATTAGATCCGGTCAAAGATATGAAAAAAGTACGCAGCCTTCTATCTGTCGTACCCCAGGAAACAGCTCTATATAACGATTTAACTGCAAAGGAAAACTTACTATTCCATGCACAATATTATGGTCTGCCCAAAAAGGATTGGCACGTGAGCATGCAACATGCGTTAAACCTAGTAGGATTAGAGAAAAGGCAAAATGACCGCGTAGGAACTTACTCCGGAGGAATGCAGCGGAGGCTGGCACTTGCTAGGTCTTTGATGACATCTCCTAAATTATTATTGCTTGATGAACCAACATTGGGAGTAGATGTCCAATCCAGAAATGCGATTTGGAATCAAATTAGAGAGTTAGCCAATGAAGGCAAAACGGTTTTCTTAACAACCAATTCCATGGAAGAAGCGGAAGCACTTGCTGATCATATTATGATTATTGACCATGGCAAAGAAATCATTTCTGGGACACCGAAAAGTCTAAAAAACGAAATGGATAGAAATGCCCTTTTGCTTGGTTTCCAAGATCAAGAAACGGCTAAAGAAGCGGTAAAGGTTCTTCAAGGCACTTATAAACTGACGCAACATAAAACAGAGATAGAAGTACAGGTTGAAGATAGAAAGAATATCTTTGCCCTGATGAACCAAATCCAATTTTTAAATGACAAAATGATTCGTTTTGAAATGAACGAACCTACATTAAATGATGTATTCTTGCATTTTACTGGACGAGAATTACGAAATTAG
- a CDS encoding ABC transporter permease — translation MFPAIKGMMLKDLKTSFRNPSMLILSIIVPIVFIFLYSLISQLSTTNPIVIAQHSDDPASNALTTIMEEMEIEDGPYYEIRTLDPDEAFHMYQNGEAPALVEIPEDFDQQLQQSEPPNVKLYVHNMNSDATKNFQLRLSHALHQFQENEDSEHLIDIHEASSTFETDISMKLYVSIGLLMFAVIYSGMVNTATLLTREWEERTSKEISLSPNGFAPLLIAKAFTAFLLTTVTTILVMILMAFTLNFPIENVSLAVIGWLVILFLIGASLGAFTGVTIKKSLPVITLSAVIGISLYLLCGNESSIRGFAYGGPIAFVWRLSSYLPMSYITDTIRFIFVTGKNHILTSASNPLTTTTSFYTSMITIPTMILLLSWDSIVKLKNNLFASSGQ, via the coding sequence ATGTTTCCGGCAATCAAAGGAATGATGCTTAAAGATTTAAAAACATCTTTCAGAAATCCTAGTATGCTTATTTTGAGTATCATTGTTCCGATCGTCTTTATTTTTCTCTATTCGCTTATTTCCCAATTGTCAACTACGAATCCCATCGTTATCGCTCAACATTCGGATGATCCTGCAAGCAATGCGTTAACGACAATTATGGAAGAAATGGAAATAGAGGACGGCCCTTATTATGAAATCAGGACACTGGATCCAGATGAAGCTTTTCACATGTATCAGAATGGGGAGGCTCCGGCTTTAGTCGAAATACCGGAGGATTTTGATCAACAATTACAACAAAGCGAGCCTCCCAATGTGAAACTCTATGTTCATAATATGAATTCAGACGCAACAAAGAACTTTCAACTTCGTCTTTCCCATGCCTTGCATCAATTTCAAGAAAACGAAGACAGTGAACATCTGATAGATATACATGAAGCATCCTCGACGTTTGAAACGGATATTTCGATGAAATTATATGTATCTATTGGATTATTAATGTTTGCCGTCATTTATTCTGGGATGGTTAATACAGCCACCTTGTTAACAAGAGAATGGGAAGAACGAACCAGTAAAGAAATTTCATTATCACCGAATGGGTTTGCTCCATTATTAATAGCAAAAGCATTTACTGCTTTCCTATTAACAACGGTTACTACGATTTTAGTCATGATTTTAATGGCTTTTACATTAAACTTCCCTATTGAAAATGTTTCTCTAGCTGTTATAGGCTGGCTGGTTATCTTATTTCTAATCGGTGCTTCTTTGGGAGCATTTACAGGAGTAACCATTAAAAAATCCTTACCAGTGATCACTTTATCCGCTGTTATAGGTATATCACTTTATTTACTGTGCGGAAATGAATCTTCCATTCGTGGTTTTGCTTATGGGGGGCCGATTGCATTTGTTTGGAGACTATCCAGCTATTTACCAATGTCCTATATCACGGATACGATACGATTTATCTTTGTAACTGGAAAAAACCATATCCTAACAAGCGCATCCAACCCATTAACAACAACGACAAGCTTTTATACAAGCATGATTACCATACCAACAATGATCCTATTATTAAGCTGGGATTCCATTGTGAAATTAAAAAATAATTTGTTTGCTTCCAGTGGGCAGTAA